The DNA window attttgataatgttgattcttccaatccatgaacatggtacatgcttccatttgtttgtatcttccttaatttctttcttcagtgttgtgtagttttctgagtacagctcttttacctccttggttaggtttattcctaggtactttatttttcttgttgctatatcgaatgggatttttttcctgatttctgtttctgcagtttcgttgctggtgtagaggaatgcctttgatttctgggtattgactctgtatcccgctgttttgccaaattcatttattaggtcgagtagtttttgagtggagtctatagggttttccatgtacactatcatgtcgtctgcaaacagtgacagtttcatttcctcctttccaatttggatgccttttattgctttttcttgtctgattgctgtggctaggacttccaatactatgttgaataggaatggtgagagagggcattcttgtcttgttcctgatcttagtgggaaagctctaagtttttgtccattgagtgtgatgttggctgtaggtctctcatatatggccttaattatgttgaggactgctccctttattcccactttgctgagtgtttttatcagaaatgggtgctgtatcttatcaaatgctttttctgcatctattgatatgatcatgtgatttttgtctttgctgttgttgatgtgatgtattatgtttattgatttgcgaatattgtaccatccttgcatccctgggatgaatcccacttggtcatggtggatgatctttttaatatattgctggatgcggtttgctaatattttgttgagaattttagcgtctatgttcatcagcgatattggcctgaagttttctttcttcgttgtgtctttatctggttttgggattaggatgatgttggcttcataaaaagagtttgggagtcttccatcagtttggattttttcgaatagtctgtgaaggataggggttagttcttccttaaatgctttgtagaaatctcctgtgaaaccatctggtccagggcttttgtgtgatgggagtttcttgatgactgcttcaatttcctttgctgatattggtctgttcaggttttctgcttcttcttcagtcagttttggaagattatatttttctagaaatgtgtccatttcatctaggttttcaaatttcttagcatacaggtcttcatagtaatttcttacgatcctttgtatttctgtggtatcagttgtaatctctccactttcatttctaattctgtttatttggatcctctctcttttcttcttgatgagcctgcttaaaggcttgtcgattttgtttatcttttcaaagaaccagctcctggattcattgatccttacaattgtgcttttagtctctatgtcatttaattctgctctgatcttggttatttccttccttctgcttgctctgggctgtctttgttgttgttcctccagttcttgtaggcatagggttaggttgtttgtttgaactgtttctaacttcttaaggtaggcctgtattgctatgaacttccctctcaggactgcctttgctgtgtcccataggttttgggttgttgtgagttcgttttcatttgtttccaggaagtttttgatttcttccctaatctcgttcttgacccattcattgtttaatagcatgctattcagtctccatgcttttgagtgttttgggtttttacccttggcgttggtttctagtttcagacccttgtggtcagagaagatgcttgatatgatttcaattttcttgaatttgttgaggcttgctttgtgtcctatcatgtggtctatctttgaaaaagttccatggacacttgaaaagaacgtgtattttgcttctttgggatgaaaagctctgtatatatcagttaagtccatttcctctaaggtgttgttaagtgacacaatatctttgttgatcttttgtttggaagacctgtccatttttgatagtgggttgttaaaatcccctactatgattgtgtttctgtcaatatctttcttgaaatcctccaagattttctttatgtatttgggtgctcctatgttgggtgcatatatatttacaatgtttatgtcttcttggtgcattcttcctttgagtattatgaagtgaccttctgggtctctctttatggcccttctttggaagtctattttgtcagatatgagtattgctacccctgcttttttttcctgtccgtttgcttggaaaatttgtttccagcccttcactttcagtctgtgtaagtcttttgtcctgagatgggtctcttgtaggcagcatatgtgtgggtcatgttttcttatccattcagctgttctatgtcttttgattggagcatttaatccatttacgtttaaggttattatcgataggtagttattcattgccattatttcctacctgtgttcctctgtctttctcttttccttcctttccttaaagcagtccctttagcatctcttgcagagctggtttgatggagctgtattcttttagactttttttgtctgggaaactctttatttggtcttctatcttgattgagagccttgctgggtaaagtagtcttggttgcaggcctctggttctcagtacttggaatattttttgccattctcttctggcttggagcgtttccattgagaagtcagttgctaaccttattggggctcccttgtatgttacttcctttttctcccttgctgcctttaagatcctctctttgtcttggaattttgccattttaattatgatgtgtcttgcagtgggcctctttgggttcctcttgcttgggactctctgtgtttcctggatttgggtgactttttctctcctcagattagggaaagtttccatcattactttttcaaacaggttttctatcccttgatcttcttcttctccttctggtattcctattatatggtattgttacgtttcatgttgtcctgcatttcccttattgcctcttcattctttctgagcctcttttccttttcttgctccttctgggtgtttttttctactttatcctccagctcgctgatccgatcctctgcttcatcaagtctgcttttaattccttctactatgttcttcaattcagaaattgtattcttcatttccgcttggctcttgttgatattttctatttcctttttcatgttgatatagtttgcagtgagttcattgtagtttccttgtagtttctggtagttctctttgagctcagagagctcagtgagtttcctgatgaccattgctttgaactcagtatctgatagttgacttgcctctttttcggttagtattctttctgagacttcctcctttcctttcatttgggaattgtttctttgtcttcccattgtttgtgaggctcttcttgttggcctctgcgtcttaaattgctttgttctgactccctggatttatgatatgaacttctatggtagaatgccaatgggattcggtggtgctgtctccttactctcctgtgctcactggtcttgagctgacgtttatgtgtttaacacagtctaactctagtcttttcagcactccaggttttgttgtctcacctgtgggaaaaagagaaagggggggcgaaagaaaagaaaaaaaaaacaacacacacacacacacacaaaacaaaccaaaacaaagatgggaaggagggaaaaaggaaataggaaaggaggaaaggaaggaaggagggaagaaggaataaagaaagatcggaggcaagataagaaggaattttagaaaaaattaaaacatagaaatagataaaagaaggcaggaagaagacataaaaatggtaaaggatgggaggaagaaggaatgaaaaaaaagaaaaaaagagagaggaagaaggaattcagggggaaaggaaaaaaaagaaaaaggataaaaaaaaaaaaaatcttctgttggctttaaaccggtcaggttatttctgctggtgtcctgtctgtgcaacgggagggggtggttggaaggattggtttcacttttctctcttcctgggtcacactctttgctgttttgtaggtgtggtccctggcagtcaatcagtccgttgatcagccaatccagccgctttggcttgtgacgcgtgcgcgcgcagcaggggaatccagccgctttgggttgtgacgctattttgtgccctgagcgcacagccggcggaccaatagagccgccagggcttggaacgctggcgcgcaggtggcggattcagccgccttggggttaggacactcgccagcagctttgtatttggaaaacaggcacccagccggccctgtgcttggtgagcgcgcgcagcccgctgagccacaggctctgtgcttgggggcccgatccagccgccctgggcttgagtctctcgggcgggcggggccgccctgggactgaatcacgcggcactcggttccgaggttttgggcctgtgggtggagcagctagtctctgctccaaattatctcggaggtttcaggtgtgggcgcccctccggggtttcaagtgtgggtcccggctaatctgctcgcgcgcgcgaccggacctcaggtgagcgtagcagtccaggggtggagggggaggggcgccagggccctcggctactaccgagagttctctaattagcccctgagtgtctctattttctttttctttttgagaaattcctccttttcaagcccccctggtctaatcaagcacctggctgctcacagcgcagcctggccctctcccaagactcctgccgcagcccctgcgccagggctggcgcttctgccgcccttgtaccgcgcggtcctgggtcccgtggaccttattgtccttcagcactcttcttaccgtcagatctttcagtgtcctctatctttggtctctgatcttcgtatatgctggaatactgttggctgttcgctctgctcctcagatcagctaggtatttccctggcgttgaggggaagtggactccgctcccacctatgttgccgccatcttccgaagtATAAGcctgaaaatatatttgagagCAAGTAACCagagcggggggagggggggtgggtaacaagagaaagaaggggaagggtcatcaaggaacttgtataaaagacctatggacaaagccaaagcggggtaggattgaatgtgggtAGTGGGGGTGGATGCGAtgggggacagtggtggggggaaaatgaggacaatggtagttgaataacaataaaaactattttaaagattGAAATCACTAAACTGCATAATATACATGTGTGATCTTTAGGTTCTCAGAGTCAATAACCCACAGAACAGTACAAATCAAGAAAATAGGTTCTCTCGCAACTGTACCTGCTCTTGAAAATGAGTCTCTGCCCCAAactgtgtttttttatttgtgaaaTCAGAAGCCTTCTTTAAAGGTTTCCAGGTTCTTTTTCCTTACATGCCCTACCatgggtgtgtttttttttcagttatgtaATAGTTACCGTATTTTccagactataagatgtactcccccccaaatttgggaggaaaatgggggtgcatcttatagtatgaaatgtagcttacctggcttgctggggggtgggaggggcgggtGGCGGTGgagcaaaattttttttcctattttcctcctctaaaacctaggtgcgtcttatggtctagTGCGTCTCATAGTCCGAAAATACGGTAACAAGTCCCTCTCTCTGATGCAAAATTCTGCCCTGCCCCATGCCATTTCAcctaatgtttttgtttctttacttttgCTCTCTGATTAAAGATTTGGCCATAATTATATCTGCAATCCCAAGACCATCACGTATATGATTTCATGAAAAAAACTTGTCTCTGTCTAAGATGCTTCATGGCAATTTTTACTTCCTCATTCCTCAAACTGTAAATGAGGGGATTCAGCAAAGGGGTGACCACTGTGTAAAAGACGGATACCACCTTGTCAAAGGGGAAGCTGGTGTCAGGCAGAGTATAGATGAAGATACATGGTCCAAAGAAGAGGACAACCACCATTAAGTGAGCTGAGCAGGTAGACAGGGCTTTCCGGCGCCCTTCAGCTGACTGTTTTCTAAGAGAAACTAAGATGACTGTGTAGGAGGGGACCAAAGCCAGGAAACAGGTGAGGGAGATGGTCCCACTATTGGACACCATCAGCACTCCTGTGAGGTATGTATCTGCACAGGCCAGCTTGATGACAGGAGGCACATCACAAAAGTAGCTATCGATAATGTTAGGGCCACAGTAAGGCAGACGAATGGTCAAGAAGGTCTGCACGAGAGAATGAACAGTACCCCCCAACCAGAGAGCAAGGACAAGCTGTGTGCAGACCGTCATGTTCATTGCATTGGGGTAGTGTAATGGAGTGCAGATGGCCACATATCGATCATAGGCCATAATGGTCAGCAGAAAGATCTCAGCACAGGCAAAGAGATATAGGAAGAAGAGCTGTGCAATGCAGTTGTCGAAGGAAATGGTTTTTCGCTCTAAAAGCAAACCCTCCAGCATCTTGGGCACAGTGACAGATGAGTGGCAGATGTCAATAAATGATAAATTGCTCAGGAAGAAATACATGGGGATATTGAGACGTTCAGTAAAGACTATGGTAACCAGGATGAGAATGTTCCCCCATAGAGTTAGCACATATGTGGCTGAGAAGGCCATGAAAAATAATATCTTCAGTACCCAGTTATCAGCAAGTCCCAAGAAGACAAATTCAGTCACCCTTGTTTGGTTAAATGTATCCATCCACTGAGTTTTCCAAAGgaccttggggtgggggtggagaataAAAACTAGTTTAGCTTTAATATTATAGGAATGGAACTAACTGAAGTGATTCTTTATTCCTATCTGAATTGTTTATATATCATATGaacttattatattatataatttaatatataagaGAGCTTATATAATTCAAACCAATCTAATAACAGTTGTTGCAACGTACCCACCATGTATCAAGAGCCATACCAGGTACTTTACGTTTACTGTTCTATTTAACCAAAACTACATCATGGCACAGGCATGATTGAGCCTGTCTTGCAGATGAGATAAATGAGACTTATAAgaatacaccctggctggtgagtctcagtggattgatcaaTGGCCTGAagatcaaaaggtcaccagttcaattcccagacggggcacatgcctgggttgcagggcaggtccccagttgggagcgtgcaagaggcaaccaattgacatctctcacaccaatgtttctcttcctctctttctccctc is part of the Desmodus rotundus isolate HL8 chromosome 7, HLdesRot8A.1, whole genome shotgun sequence genome and encodes:
- the OR4E2 gene encoding olfactory receptor 4E2 → MDTFNQTRVTEFVFLGLADNWVLKILFFMAFSATYVLTLWGNILILVTIVFTERLNIPMYFFLSNLSFIDICHSSVTVPKMLEGLLLERKTISFDNCIAQLFFLYLFACAEIFLLTIMAYDRYVAICTPLHYPNAMNMTVCTQLVLALWLGGTVHSLVQTFLTIRLPYCGPNIIDSYFCDVPPVIKLACADTYLTGVLMVSNSGTISLTCFLALVPSYTVILVSLRKQSAEGRRKALSTCSAHLMVVVLFFGPCIFIYTLPDTSFPFDKVVSVFYTVVTPLLNPLIYSLRNEEVKIAMKHLRQRQVFFMKSYT